In Paenibacillus kyungheensis, the following are encoded in one genomic region:
- a CDS encoding MFS transporter, which produces MRDKVVIPLWAAGIFLVVMNTTMFNVSLPRILADLHISSSLGSWLISGYSIVFALSVVIFSRLSDWYPVRKLLMVGILLLVASCVIGFTANNFPMAMLARILQAAGAGPMQGLGLVLATRYVPNDRRGKSISLIAAGGSLAFGIGPVLGGFLTDSLGWNSLFLVTGLIVLLVPAYWKMLPSEKEFSFKKDQKFDIVGAGLLVIVIPSLLLSIGRLSWVNLLIAIVAFIVLVFHLRRSSNPFILPELFRNTAYRKMLFMSFCCFAINLGMVFLIPLVLNQVFGQSASFSGLMIFPGAILSAIMTPIIGRWIDQYGNYRLSFIGYIIMVVTFAGLIGFLTFSPYVLMAAYMLLASSFSAVGASLQNEVSRMLPRKQLSSGVGVFQLTQFFGGATATAVFGLLIARNPFESSSGIYRMNYVVLLTMTVLSLIMLIWYMRSKPVEPADHHIKI; this is translated from the coding sequence ATGAGAGATAAAGTCGTTATCCCGTTGTGGGCAGCTGGTATTTTTCTAGTTGTTATGAACACAACGATGTTCAATGTTTCTTTACCGCGTATTCTTGCTGATTTACATATTAGCTCTTCGCTCGGTTCATGGCTAATTTCAGGATATTCGATCGTGTTTGCTTTATCGGTTGTTATTTTTAGTCGCTTATCTGACTGGTATCCTGTACGTAAATTGTTAATGGTAGGCATACTGCTATTAGTTGCTTCATGTGTAATCGGATTTACTGCTAATAATTTCCCGATGGCGATGTTAGCTCGTATTTTGCAAGCTGCTGGTGCAGGGCCGATGCAAGGATTAGGGCTTGTACTTGCTACACGTTATGTGCCTAATGATCGACGAGGTAAATCGATTTCTCTTATTGCAGCAGGTGGTTCACTTGCTTTTGGTATAGGCCCTGTATTGGGTGGATTTCTAACAGATAGTCTGGGATGGAATTCGTTGTTTTTGGTCACAGGATTGATTGTTTTGCTTGTACCTGCTTATTGGAAAATGCTTCCTTCTGAAAAGGAATTCTCTTTCAAAAAAGATCAAAAGTTCGATATTGTTGGAGCAGGATTATTGGTGATTGTTATCCCGTCTCTACTATTAAGTATTGGTCGCTTATCATGGGTGAACTTATTGATCGCTATTGTAGCTTTTATCGTATTGGTCTTTCATTTACGCCGATCTTCCAATCCGTTTATTTTGCCCGAACTGTTCCGCAATACCGCTTATCGTAAAATGCTCTTTATGTCATTTTGCTGTTTTGCGATTAATTTAGGTATGGTTTTTCTAATCCCATTAGTGCTTAATCAGGTATTCGGTCAATCGGCTTCATTTAGCGGATTAATGATCTTCCCGGGTGCTATATTATCAGCGATTATGACGCCTATTATCGGTCGCTGGATCGATCAGTATGGTAACTATCGGTTATCTTTTATCGGTTATATCATTATGGTGGTTACATTTGCTGGATTAATCGGATTTCTCACCTTCTCACCTTATGTATTGATGGCTGCTTATATGTTGCTAGCTTCTTCGTTCTCAGCCGTAGGCGCTTCTCTACAAAATGAAGTATCTCGTATGCTTCCACGCAAGCAATTATCATCAGGTGTAGGTGTTTTCCAATTGACTCAATTTTTCGGTGGTGCTACAGCAACAGCTGTTTTCGGATTATTAATCGCTCGCAACCCGTTCGAGTCGTCTTCAGGAATTTACCGTATGAATTATGTAGTGTTGTTAACGATGACGGTATTGTCGCTAATCATGTTAATCTGGTATATGCGTAGTAAACCTGTAGAACCTGCCGATCATCATATCAAAATTTAG